The window CACAAGGGATGAAGAACATTTTTCCCTGGACAGGATGTTGGCTGAGCACAAGGGCATTATTGCCAGCAATGTGCAGCAAATGTCTGAAAGGCTGTAGCAGGACTGCTTGTAGGGACAGAAGCTACAGTTATATCATTCATTCATGTTAACTCAGAACTATGGACCCACATGATTTGATCCCAAAGACTTTGTAGCTTCTGTCATCCTCAGAGatacgatggtggtggtgacacagATCACTATCTTATCGCTGTTGGGTTCTCATTATGACTTGACACATCAGTGTTTAAAGAAGCAAGGCAAGTCAATCAATAATTTAAGGacacaagacaaatataacctaAACAATACTGTGAGGATAAACAGGAGTGGCACATTGACCTGCTCCGTAAATACATTGAGAAGGAGAGAACCACCTAGCACTGAATGAAAGCTGAGCCTCATCACTTTCTCTTGAGAAAACGGTCTCATATttcaaaacagcagcagcaccagttgATAAATTCACTTTTATTATATGATTCATCTTAGGATGAAAATTGTGAGTCACAGTTAAAAATCATTGTGGGATAGTGTCTTAATGAACAGTGTTTCACAAAACATATTACATGGTAGTGTTAGAAAGCAATGACATTGTTTTTGCTTCAAACAGTGTTCATCTTcattatgattttattttctgtgcCATTCATTGAGAACATCATTCCAAAGGACCACATACACCATTCAGTGTACACCTTAGGAACTAAGGTCTGTTACAGCTTGGTGGTGTTTAGAGTCCTTTATAATGATGCTCAGGACTCTAGTCATGAGTCAAGTGACTGACTAACAATATTTGATGTTAATTGTTTACCATATAGTACTCTCAGGAGTGAAAATTCTTTAGTCAGTATCAGTCaagtgctgctgttgctgaagGATTTCACAAAGCTGTAGGTGGCCCCCTGCCGGCTATAGACTAACGTAATGAAACGACACAAACTTATAGAAAAGTAATACGCCAATATTATTCCATACTATAAAAAATGAATGcaatatgtaaaataaataatacatacaCATTGAACATCAGTGACCTAGAATCATTAAACATCAGTGACCTAGAATCATCAGTTCTGCTTGAGACCTGAATGACTAGTTGGATACAGCAGGGAGATCCATGCTTAGTGAGACGGCTAAATATAACCATGGCTTGGCTTTCCTTCTTATTAGCGACGATGCAAAGAAAAGTATCAATTTTAAAAGTTCTGCACTGTGTCTGGCAGAGTTATGACACATGGTTTGTTATGCTGAAATTGAGCCATAACTTAGTGGGTGGTGCCATGCAGCTCCCTGCCGTGCATCCCACTAGCCACCGAGTACACACCATTCACTcccttcatatatttcttcatcattgtATAAAAATTATGTCCTATATTttttaaaacatgaaaaatatacaaatatatttaaaatGAAATGTGACGCCTATCACTTTTTCTCAGAATGCGACTAGTATTTGAAGAATTCTCAAAACttgcccctccctcccacccaatTAACTAACACTAACCCTAGAATTCCTGACTCAAGTTTTCTTCTCACTGCCTACCATAACATCTGTCCTGACCCCTTCAACTGACTTCTCACGTGTCACTTTTCTAAACCATTATATAACGCCAGCTTACCAATACATTCGTCTTATAAAGACCATTCTCTCCTTCAAATTCTTGTAATTATTGATGTAGAACTAAAAACTGGTCACAGCTTTTGATGGCTAACAAAATTTAAATAGTCAAGATATATATCTTTGtaatgagtaataataataattgtacatGAACTTCGGTTTTTTATGCTGTAATTCAAATTTTTATAAAGCatatataaagtttttttttcaaaagaaTAGTTTTGGTGAGTTTATAAAAGCTTAATCAAAGCTCTGATAGAAATGTGAACACTTTTAGCTCATTTGCAAGCACTTCACAAGAGTTGCCTAACAGACAACCTTgctttctatctccttccttcgtgtCTTAAAATAATCCCATTccaaaatgataatgaatgatgaGATGATACGAATTACGTCAATGAAAGAACCTTGATGTCCTTattatgaaaatgaaatgaatgcaTGTAAAGTTTGGGCCTAGACAGAAAGAGGAACCTGCTGTCCCAGAGTCCATTCACATCCTGTTGATTAATGACTGTGTATTGCttacatgtgtgtttgtgtgtacaagGCCTGAACATGCACTGCTGTGTACTGAAGTTGTGCTGGGACTTTTCAGATTGAATTGGACTTTGAGAGAAGTTCTCCCTTCTGCCATCAGCAAGTTGTGGCCACCTCAGCTCCTCGGTGCTAATAATTTCAAAGTGTCTGTGGTCCTTGGTTCTCATGGTGACTACTGGCATGTTGTTAATAGGTGAGTACATGATATAATACTGTTGGTTGAACAGGAAGAGAGCCAGATATAGGGACTGGCTGTCAGTTCCTGTACTATAAACTCTAGGAACTAAATTGAGGACCAACAGCTAACTACTCTTAGTAATGTGAAGAACATCAAATAGCCTGCTACACTCTTATCCTCAGAGTGAACAAGGACTATCATGCAACTGCACAAGACGACGGTTGAAAGCCTACTTACTCAAAGCACCTTTATACTGCTATGCCAGCATCTTCAAGTCTCCAGGATGAGGTGTAACTAAGCCAGAGTGTTGAGAGGAAGCTGAGGCAGCGATGGGTGGCCAAGATTGGTCATGATGGTGGGCAGCACAGAGACCCTCCTCTCACTGCAGTAGTTGTCATCTTCGCCCTCCTGCTACTTACTCATTGGCTCTGGGAGATGTGGAGTCAGTCCCAAAGTGGCATCAGTAGTAGTGTGGGCAAGGGGAAGGTCAGACTCCTGGGAGAATGTGGGCCTCTAGCCGAGTAACTATCACAGCAACaggtggcggtgatggaggaTGGGGCGGGGAAGTTCTTAAAGGAAGGCGATCTTGAGGATGAGCATAAGGAGGGCCGAAATGCCAGCAGTCAGTGGTACTGTCACAACCCAGGCAATGACAATGTtcctgtgggaggaggaaatacgGTGTATTTAGTGCCAAAGCTGTGCCATTAATGTGtctgaatgaagagagagagaaggataaattcATAAGTTAGGGGCTGCAATTAGTGACTGAAGGGGGTGAGGAAGTGATTGATTGAATGACTGATATGTGAGAGGCTGTGCTGAGTGACTGGTTTGTAAACATACTGTGGtctgaggagaagagaggaaagaagaggagaggagagaagagaaggaatccTCACACTACTCTTGTCCTCTCCACCTCTGCCTCAAACCCAGTCATATGCTCTTAATTTTGCACATCTCTTTTTAACTGGTGAACCATCTCATGTAGAAAGGCTTCATTTGCAAGAAACAGCCTAACAATCTCAACACAAACATCCACTAATATCACTCCTTGTTCCGTCCAGGTATCTATCTCGAGTTTCATACCCATTTCCACCTTTTCATTCATCATGCCTGTATTTCTGCATTCATCACAATCCTCCACAATCACCTTTCTTCCCttactcttcatttatttatatcgcTCCAAaaatttgtttcattttcttcaatgGTGCATATTGCAAAGTGCCTCACACAGACAGATTCACACTTAACCATTCTAATCTTACAATTTCTTGTGTCCTCTTCTAATTCTTACAATTTCTTGTGTCCTCTTCTAATTATGTCTTATTCCAACCTTAATGATGCATCAGATTTATGTCTAGATACctctttttagttttcattcATCCTCCACATCATTGTCTAATATAATGCcttcaaaattattaaaattaggttaaaaaaaagttgcttcaaaattattaaaattaggttaaaaaaaagttgcaatGTTTTGCAGATTCAAGAAtgcattatgaaaaaaaagttaagtgtgAAAACAAAATGTAGttagtgagaaaataaaatgtagaaGTACACAAGATAtggatgatgattgtgatgtgACATAATTGAAGTGGACAGTTATTGATGGAATGAAGGCATTTCATCATTGAAAATCATCATGTCAATGTATTGTGCTGTGAAAATTTTTAATAAAATTTTTTATACATGAAGAGACTTTCCTCACTTTTAATTATTATAAGGTGTAGAGAGGTTTTTGCTGTAAATATCTTAGATCACTGAATTAATTTTCATTAAGATTGGGCTACACTAGTACAACAACAGTACAATTGAAGCAATAAAtagcaagaaaacaaacaaacttaccTGAAGAGTTTCCAGTCGACGCCTTGGCGGGAGGACTTGGCCCAACCCACAAAGACCACGGAGCCCACCTTGCAGTGTGTGGTGGAGATTGGAAGACCAACTTTGGAGGCAAGCAGGACTGTGCAGGCAGAGCCAATCTCAATGGTGAAGCCTGAGGAGGGGGTGACCTTGGTGAGGTCCTCTCCAATGGTCTTGATGACGCGGCGACCCCACACCCACAGGCCGACAGAGATACCCAGCTGCGGGAACGGTGCCTCCACTTAGTTTACAGAACGTTACACTGGGGCCCTGTTGCCCCGACGTAATCTCAGCCTGACACATTGTTAACTTGTCTCATGGATCCTTGCAGTGGAGGGGAAGAGGCACTCACCCCGCCGTACAAGAGGAGGTAGATCGGGGAAGGGGTGCTCTGGGCGACTGAGCCTTCAGTGTAGATGGCCCACAGGGCGATGAGCGGCCCAATGGCATTGCTAACGTCATTTCCGCCGTGAGCGAAGGATCCGAAGGTGGCTGTAAGGAtctgaaggaaggagaacaggGTCTTGATCTCCAAGCTGTCGGTGTCGCCCTCAGTCTTGTCTGTGAGCTTCTCCATGGAGACAACCTTCACCTGGCTGGAGTTGACAAGGGGCACCTGGCTGCTGTTGTTGGTCACACCTGTAGGTGAGAGAACACTCTTCCAGTCAGCTCAGGTAAGTGTGAAAGTGTGAACACAgcaacagaaaaataaggatgTACACTGAAATAAAACCAAACTGTCAATTGCATAATGATCAAGTTGAAAAGATAAGatggagacaaaaagaaatatgtattataaaacacaaaatgaaatgcCTGATTAAGCAACACTCACATTGTGGAACAGGACAGAAAACAATACATATACAGTGGTACAGAGTGAAACAAATACTGTCAGTCTGTTAATAAGCTGGAAAGTGTTAGTGTTGAAGGAAAGTGTAATTACTGACCAAATGACTGTGAGGAGCAGCCATTGTCCAGGTTGGCAGTGAGGAGGTTGTTGGACTTTGTCTCAGCAGGAATGTAGCCGTTGGTCTCGGAGGAGTTGTTGAAGGTGTAGGTGGTTGGGGTGATTCCTTTCTCAATGACAGACAGCTCCCTGCTTGGTGGTGTGGGTGAACGGGAGTTGTCTGCAGGGAACAAGAGATGGTGCTGTATTTAGTACTGAAGAGCCTGCATTCCTTAATGTGGTGTCATCTCCAGCAACCTCAAGGACTCATTTTTGTCCTGGTTTGTTTCATGTGTGTGGTATTCCATACTCAGATTCTCATATAGGATACATGTAGGTTGATGTTTGGTAACAGTACAAGAAAGTgatataaatatgtatatatattatgcaCTTCACTGCAAAGTATGAAACTATAATGGGAAACTGACAGTGATTGCATGCAGtacactgtctgtctgttagaaACAATTCAAATAACATTCAGGTGACAATGAAATATGTCACATGCATCTCCTCCCATTGTCACCAAATAGTTATAATCAACATATTTacatggtggaagaggaaggtggacTGCAAAACCTGACAATCTATATATACACAGGGagcagcaattttttttttttataattttgaagtATGGAATTAAGTCTCAGACATTTCCAGTCAGCATTAAATGTTAAATTTGCTTGAACAAGGCTGAGGTTGCTATGAGTATAACATTGATGTGGTTAGTGTGTCTTGCTCTCTCAGTAAGACAACAAACTCGTTTCTTATATCAGAGTTAAATTCAGCTTAATCAATGCACATGACTCAAGCATTACAGGGATTCTTCTCGGGGGAGCAAGCTGGACGCTGCATGGTAAACACTCCCACACTCCCACGCTCTCCACAACATGAACAAGAATGCAGCTTATTAACGTGTGAATTCATTGAGAAAGCAAGAGCAAGGAATGAATGCTTCTTCCAAACACCGAACATCATCATTTACCTTCATTGTACAAAAGTTCAACCATTTCAAAGTTATCTGGAACAAACCCTGGATTAGCGTCAAGAAGTACCTGAATCCCATTATATTTCAAGACACATGAAAGCTCAAAATCATCTATTCAATCCCAAGAAAGCATTTCCCTTCATAATCTATTCCTAGGTGGTGTCATGCATTCATTATACCCACTAACCTTATACTAGTTGCTACAGAAATGTAACAAAAGGGAGAAAACTAGCAAATGTAGTGTGTGAGGtgtgaaaaaatggagagagagagagagagagagagagagagagagagagagagagagagagagagagagagagagagagagagagagagagagaatggggagtgGGGGCTTGTTAAAAggtggtaataaaaaaaaaaaaaaaaaaaggcaactcACCAGCAGAATCAAAAGTAAACTTGACCTCGCTCTCCTGCTTGGTTACTTCCTTGGCGAGGTGAGCtgtgaattgaaaaaaaatataaattaattactataattattatcctAGATTCACTTGCTCTATATCAAGCTTAGTTCCTTGAAAAAGAGTACCAGTCAGCTCAATTACATAGGAAACATATTATTTCCTCAGTTGATCActgaaatgctttttttttttttttttttttcgccagcAGGTTGTCACGGTGCCATTACCTACCTCTGATCGTCCTGCGCATGCGAGGCACCACGAATACTTGCACGATGAGGGATGTGATGATGCCGACGCCCACAGCGACGATGACAGCGCCCCACCAAGGGATGAGGTTGAACTTCAGGACTGCGAAGGAAATATAGTTTTGAGAGTGGACCGCTAAGTCGTTATAAAGTGACAAAAAGTTGTTTTGGAAATATGGATATTGTACGTGACATGCAATGGCAATACTACTTACTGGTGGGTCCATCATGCACAATAGAGAAGACGTTGACGAGCAGGGTGATGCCGTAGATGAAGGGCAGGACGCGGAGGCCGGGCTCCAGGGGTTTCTCCTTCTtgaagatgaggttgttgaacAGCATGTACAGAGCACCAGACATCATGCCGGACAGCACGGGGGACACGAACCAGGAAGCCACTGTGCAGTACCAAACACATGATGGTTAGACTTTAGAAAGTTTTAGCGACTTGGCAGAGAAAATTAATTATCTTTTAATACATTCCACACTTGTCAACTCCATTTCAATGACAATGGTATTCCTTTCAGTGTTCGTCAGCCTTGCGGCCCTGCATCAGCCAATGTCGCGGCGGAAGTGAGGGAACAGCACAACAAGTGCGCCAGTAGCTCAGTAACGGCCGGCATGCGTCCTTCGGCACTCACTGCTCCCCTCCGTAAAGGGCAAGGTCACCAAGCAAGTACTGGCCACGTGCTTGTTTCCTGCATTCCTGCATCAGTTTTTCACTGATCAAGAGTTTAGTCGTCAgttacttttttctcccttattcatctatttatttattcattcttcatttattacGTAAAAAGATCACAAATCATTACCGAGTTTGTCTTCATAACTGTCACTAATTTACGCATTTTCATTCATAAACAAGTTTTTACGTTTTTTATGCTGCaaatttttagttttatttatctatttatcttgtgACCAACACATCGTAGTACGTGCGTGTGCACACAGGCACATACAGGCCGAATGAGGTTCCGTGCCCTTGCTGTGGTCGCCACTCCCAGCcagcttccctcccttcccccaccctcCCTCAGCAGAAAACCTTGAGTTTTGATGCTGTACGTTGATTCTATAAATAGTTAGTTCTCAGTGAGGGCGGTGCTCCGAGACGCGCACATTATGGCACGTGGGGGACAGTGCTACTAATATTCTGTCTCATTCATATCTACATGTCGCTGTGTTATGTTTGGTGTGCCGTGTAATGCATCGCCTGTAGCAGCATTGAGGGAGGCTTGTCTGAGGCGCTGCGTCATCGTCACGTAACCTACGCGATGAACCCACTGCATCCGAACGTAGGAACAAAGATTATGAAAACTGAAAAGGCGTCAACATTTTTTCCTGAAAGAGTTCACAACAAAGTGTGGACAGCAGGAGTATTAACAGGCAGCGCGTCAGGAGCAAGATTTGCACCGAGTGCCGCTGTCACGACGGGAAAGGTGATGTGATTGTTTCTTTCGACATCAGTACTGAGTACAGCCACTGGTGGATGTACCGAACTGACTAAGAATTATGATGGTGACATTAATGTGAGGAAAATCTTTAGGCCGTGTGTCAGTATAGTAGAGGAGCTTCCATGCTGGGAGATTATTTCAGCTCCCGCTAAGAGATATTGCCTGTTCGTTCTACGAGAGTCTGTCACTCCTTTGATTACTAGAGAATTCGGTTCACGATTTACATCTATAATAGTGTAGGGACGTGAAAACATCTGGCTGGGTCCTTAAAATAGGGAGGAACTGGTCTGAACCAGTTACTCGGCGAGGCAGGAGTGCCACTGCCAGCCTGCCGACCGGCCAGACGTCGCCAGAGCGCCGCGGCGCTGGACGAGCTACCACGCTGCCGGTCTCAAGTCCTTGAGGAGCAGAGAAGTTTGAAAACACTTAATCTTCAAGGATTCGCATTCGTGCGCAAAAAGCGAACCTTGCATTCTGCAAGTGACTCGCTCCACATCGACATTTTACCGTTGACTTTTGAAgacttcgtttttttctttgttgttgttttgctgttttgctTCAAGATAGTGAGTGAGGGTGACTAAAAACGCTTTAGCTACAAGCGACAACGGTCAAGAactgataagaaataaataacaagaaaggtCTGTAGTCTCACTCACCGATCTTGCCAAAGGTGATCCAGTTTACTCCACTGAAGCCTCGAGCACAGAGAGAGAAGCCGACGGTGGCGCCCACGATGGTGTGGGTGCCGGAGATGGGAAGCTTGAAGAAGGTCGCCACCAGGTTCCATATGGCGCTGCCACCTGTTGGGGCCTCCACTCATTAGCAAAGTGTTGGTGACGTGCCATCACGCCAACTCAATGCCACAAACTTTGTTCCTTTAGTGTCAAACAACCATTTAGTGAACCAGGAGCTATGGTATGTGAATATGGAAAGGGAATATTTGAATTGATTTcagtattgctctctctctctctctctctctctctctctctctctctcaacgtggGACTCACCGAGAGCTGCCAGGGAGCCAAGCATGAGTTCCTTCTCGGAGTCGTTGTAGAGCGTGACATCCAAGATTCCTTTCCGCACCGTGTCAGACACCTTGTAGCCTGGAAGGAAGAGAGCTACGGATGAGACTCGATGCCattatgtaacaaaaaaaaaaaaatccttgcagATAAACGAGTTACTGTACGCCTTATATAAATGGAACGTGGCCTTGCAGAGAGAAGTGTGTACctgttatattcatttatttagtagTCAGTGGCGCTCGTGgataatgactgactgacttactgactgactgaatgaatgacacacacacacacacacacacacacacacacacacacatttatgatTCTGAAAGCacataataaaaatacattagCAAATAGATAAATCCAGAAAATGAAAGCGATACATGCAGATATAGAGATGATCCTCGACAAGAAATGATTTCAGAGCGACGTGGCTTAAGAATACATAAgataaataagggaaggaagaagctgCCAGACGTACACAAGGCAGTTTCCGGACAAACGTTGCCTGATGTGTTGGCGCTGTGATGGAAGTCTGAACGGcgagacaaaacacaaaaaagagcgATATTGATAAGGAATAGATGATGGTCAGTTAGTGTGTGGGCCATGCAAACATTACTTAAGGAGTCTGCCAAAGGCGAGTCGTCGGGAACAAGGAAGCTTCTGTTAGCcgtctttcatttccattcatgtatctttctttttctttcatattccttaTCATATTTGAGGACACAAACAGAGAGCATGACAGTAAATTCCATCATGTGAGCCGCTGATTAGACTCGCCAGTTATTTCCATTACAGAGGAGTCGttcaaagtaaagaaaaaaaatgcatttgtTCACTTTACGGCAACACAATTTCTTCTTAATAGGCGTCTCGTGCTgctcttcagagagagagagagagagagagagaaaggtttggCCAGTGTCCTCGCAGCGCGGTGGACTGGCTCGTCGCCGCCGCCAAAAACGTGTGGAGATGGCGGGGCGTCCTTGAGGTGCAGGGCAAGGCCTACTTGACAAGGGTGACTCGCCCAGGCCAGGCTACACCCACCACACCCGCTGCCAGACCCGCACGGCGCTGCCGCTGCAAGGCCCCGGTGCACTTGTGTTCCTAGTCTGCGGTAAAGCCAGACGCGGAACAGCACAAGTGCTTCTCGCTGGCAATACAAATCCCTTCAATTTAAGATGAGTCTCGGCGTGAGGCTTCAGCGACTCTGATGCATGGGCAAGGTAGAGTATGGTTTCACAGATGAGAACATTTACCGCTTTATTATATGCTGATTGCGGCACAAGGCTCATGCTGTACGTCTCGGAGAAGGAAATGCCTTGCTGGTTATTATCAAATGCACGATGAATTGTAGTTGTGCGTCTAACAAGCGAAAAACAACTAAACATTGTTTCACAGAAGCGTTATGAGAGAATTTACCGCCTACATCTTGTGCTGACTGAGTCACAAGGTCTTTATACTGCATGTAGCGTGCCTCGGAGCAGGAAAGACCATGTTGGTTATTACAATGAGCCGCGGGAAGAACAGCGAGTGTCAGTAGACATAAACTAAGCATACTTTCACAAtcacaagtaatttttcatgatttctcACTATAAGAAGATAAGTAAACTCACTCAATAACATTTGATCATTACGGATAGCTAAGAGTGCTGGATGGGGTTGCTAAGATCACGATTGCCAACTTGAACGGGAAAGCCTGAAGACACCCGATTGTTGCATTCCcaaaccctccctcccttcgccgcgactcgcctcgcctcgcctcctttTACTCATATCAAGCAGGAAAATATTCTGGCCCCTAACTTGGAGTGACAGTGAATGGCGCAACGCcacatcccctccctctctctccctctaccctctccctctctctctctctctctctctctctctctctctctctctctctgcttcataaAGTAAAACCAGTTATTATAACAGTGTTGTGAAGTGTTGCtaagtgaggagaaggaagaggaagtttcCTTTTTGACTGAACACAACAGCAACATGATTGTGACCACTTCAGTTTAGTAGTGAAGCAGCTCACTAACTAAGCTGGATTGAAGGAGATcgacaaaagaatacaaaggaaaacaaacgtcAGCAAACTGTTTTTTCTTGCATGGCCGTTTGTGATCGGAGAGTTCACCTAATTAACAGAAAGTGATGTAGGATAGTAAAGGTGATAGAGTCTGCCTATCGTCACTTCCTCTCGCCGAAACTGGCtggggaggagtggagaggaagacgaggaagaggacgacaCAAATTCAAGTCTTTTACTTAAAAATCTGAAGAGTTGCTGAGTTCACTTATAAAATGTACCCaaagtctcagtctctctctctctctctctctctctctctctctctctctctctctctctctcaagaatgtCACTGAAAAAATCCTCTTACATAAttccccagtctctctctctctctctctctctctctctctctctctctctctcttttccccgtTCATTAACGCCTcacagaataaataaattgcCTTACATAAAATTCTGAGCACTATACCCTTCTCtcgctcactctcccttccctctcactccctcatttactctccgccctctctctctctctctctctctctctctctctctctctctctctctctctctctcttatctatccatctagtATGTCCTTCAATATATCTACTACaagtgaaagagtaaaaaaaaaaaaaaaaaaggaaaaaaaacccagtCTTTTCTGTGTACCGGCGGAAGGTGTCGGTCTGTTCCCTCCGTCCCCTTAAACTTGACTCTCTCCCGGGCCGGTCTCACTAACATGGCCCCGTAAAGGTCGCCTGGCTAGTATTGTGTACTAGTGAGGCAGACAGGGCTAGATTAGAGTAGCGCACCTGTGACTAGCCGCCGGGTCGCGTATCCTTGTCATTTCCGGCTGAAGTTGCCTCACATTACCTCACTCCCAGGGCATCATATAGGCCTgtactctcaaacacttcagcgcttcacctccactatttcaaaaggctttatctaaattaacGAGATTTTAACATGTTTTTTAcaattctagaggcagactgacaaaacttctacattattaactgcagaaacactcttgtaaaCCCCGTTCATCATTTCTGtagctttggaaaatagtcgtggtgagagagcaaagggtttctgaatGCGGAACATGCACTCAGTGATAAGGAATAGAATAGAAGCCACATTCCCTTCCCTCTAGCCACATTCTTGTACCTAATTTATTCTCACCAACTATAATTTTTGACGGACTAGTTATGTAAGTACGTTTTTTTTAGAGGTTTCTTTCTTGTTGGAatgacaccagagagagagagagagagagagagagagagagagagagagagagagagagagagagagagagagagagagagagagaaacgaaaatttTGGCGCAGCAACAGAGGTCATatggcgtagagagagagagagagagagagagagagagagagagagagagagagagagagagagagagagagagagagagagagcgagcaaagGGAAGTATGAAAAATcagcgagggaggaagaggagcacctAGAGGGAAGGAATCGAGGTCAGTGATGCAACGCGCGGCCCACAATTAACCTGGAAACACGGAAACAACGGAGAGAACGCGTCTTGACTCCCTCATCTCTGCTGGACGCTCGCGaatagaagaaacaacaacaggagcCATTCATTATCTCACACGCCCGGCAGAAGATAGCGAGAGATATACTACAGTGGAGTTATCAATGAGGAAACGTTCTtgggagtgagtcagtgagtcgtTGAGGTAGGCAGGAGTCAGAAAGGTGGGGAGCGTCAAGGCCGTGGGAAGCAGAGCGGCGCACTTGATAGTCTGAGTGACACTGGtggaaaagtaaacactagGAACGAACACGCTCTAACAGGCTGCTTCCTCTGCCCCCTTCCCGCACCTGCCCGCTGTCCCATAGAGTGCACCACCTCGCCATCTCACCACCTAACTTCACACGCGGCGCACTCCCCTGTATTGTCCTCGCCGGCTTCTCTGAACAGCATTACCGCAGCACCAATAGTCAAAGTGAGGCGACTACAAACAAGTGAAATACACACCTAATACCTATCGGAAACGTAAATTTGTCTTATATCTTCTCAAACCTCCCTATTGACTTTGCACGGACCTAATTAAAGGAGTCTATTCCTGTCACCTATTCACACCTGCCAAGACACATATATTACCTTACACCTGTCTGGCTGCCACAATTTTCCTTGCTCTCCTGCT of the Portunus trituberculatus isolate SZX2019 chromosome 42, ASM1759143v1, whole genome shotgun sequence genome contains:
- the LOC123517678 gene encoding sodium-dependent phosphate transporter 1-B-like isoform X4; amino-acid sequence: MSLTTLTSVPPPPVSMEPWSQELLPFAIAGFIVSFILAFGVGANDVANSFGTSVGSGVLTLRNACILATIFEVLGAVLIGYKVSDTVRKGILDVTLYNDSEKELMLGSLAALGGSAIWNLVATFFKLPISGTHTIVGATVGFSLCARGFSGVNWITFGKIVASWFVSPVLSGMMSGALYMLFNNLIFKKEKPLEPGLRVLPFIYGITLLVNVFSIVHDGPTILKFNLIPWWGAVIVAVGVGIITSLIVQVFVVPRMRRTIRAHLAKEVTKQESEVKFTFDSADNSRSPTPPSRELSVIEKGITPTTYTFNNSSETNGYIPAETKSNNLLTANLDNGCSSQSFGVTNNSSQVPLVNSSQVKVVSMEKLTDKTEGDTDSLEIKTLFSFLQILTATFGSFAHGGNDVSNAIGPLIALWAIYTEGSVAQSTPSPIYLLLYGGLGISVGLWVWGRRVIKTIGEDLTKVTPSSGFTIEIGSACTVLLASKVGLPISTTHCKVGSVVFVGWAKSSRQGVDWKLFRNIVIAWVVTVPLTAGISALLMLILKIAFL